In Gossypium hirsutum isolate 1008001.06 chromosome A10, Gossypium_hirsutum_v2.1, whole genome shotgun sequence, the DNA window TCATTACGGATATTCCTTGGCTCTCAGATTCAAATAAACATGTCTTGACCAACTAAATCTTACAAGCATATAATCAAGTTATCATAACAATAGCATATGCTAATTATATGAATTTGTAAGAAACACGAAATTGGCACAAACCTCGTATGTCATTGTCTTCCACTTCTCACCACATGCCTTCCCAATCTGAAACAATATCGGGGAGGATTCATTAACATATACGTTAAATACACAGAGATTCATTTTCTAAAATAAGATTTTGTGTTTTTAAACCGTAACATACATCGCGCATTGACTTGATACCCGGATTCTGCTCTTGAAATTCCTTACGAAAATCCTCCCTTGAGTATAAGAAAGTGAAAAAATCTGTTAGTTTAATGTCTCTCACAGGACATTCACTTTCTGCAACAAAACTAGCAGGCGTTTGATATAAGAACCAAAGCTCACTTTCCAGAACACAcagacacacacacatatatatatatgtatatatattgcatATACATTTGCTCCATTACAGGCAAGGAAACACAATCCATTTGCCAGCCTAAAAAACCAACCCAAAATTTTGCATAAAAAAGACAGTCAAGAAATAAGCAGATAGATATTAGCTCTTACACGACAAGGGCGCAagaataaaagcataaaatttgcAGGCAGGGGAATGTTATAATCAACAAAATGTTAACCAATACTATGAACAAAAAATGATTCATAAGCAATACTCACAAGAAGTAAAAGAAAGCAGTGGGGGGTTTCTTAGGCATTTTAGCATCGATTTTTGTTTTCCTCTTCAGCTTCGATTTGGGTCTTGACTTCGACTTGGGTCTCTTTTCTCTCTCGCTAACAACACTCTCTTCAGCTGTCTTCTTcattttttcacttgattttacCCTTAACGCCATTTGactaacaattttttttcaagcAAAAGTGTCTATTGTTAACCCCAAAAATTCCTTACAAGCAAAACAAACTAAGAAAGCCATAATTTATTTGCAAAAAATACTATAAAGCAAAGGGATAAGAGAGAAATACTGATTGGAGGCTGTTGATGGGTTCTTAGCGGAAGTAACGGAGGTTGAAGATGAACGATCATTTTTCGACTTTGAAGCTTTCTTCGccattttttttctcctttctatTTCTAAGACAGGTAGGAGATGGAGACAAATACCCAGAGCTTGTGCGTTGCTTAGTGTTGGCTGGCTCTCACCAGTGAAGCAGTTACCACCACAACTCGACTGTTTCCGGTGGGAAGGAGCTGGGATTTGGACTTCCACGGGTGAGGGTCAGTGCCAAATAGCTAATGTATTGCTCTTAGAGATTAAGGCTTGTAGTAGTGGTAATTACTTGGGCTTTTGCTAACCCTACGACTAGCCCAACCTCAATGCAATAACTATATTAGCCCATTGCTTAGTGCTTACTTCAAATTCTACAAATACAAGGATAAAAGAAGAATTCATATAAGGATGCCACACTCATAAGAaacataaatctcaaaattatatataaattttaatttaatgggttgatttatgaaatttaattttattattaaataaatatttattaaattcaatataaatttgatgtactttaaattttaaaatattcattatatccaataattataataattaaaataaataatcattttaagttcaaattttaaggtttttttatgaaataaaataatatataattttcttAAATTATAATATCGACAAAAGTAATAAAACATATAGTTTTATCGAGTTATTTCTTTATACATTTAtgaagtttttttaatatatattagaaatctTATCATATACGTATACGTATAGaaatttatagatttaaaatacaaatGCCTATTTAAAAGTAATATAcagtaaattataaaatatctagtTTGAATCTAATTGAtcataataatacatgaaatatgtatgatattaaaattaaaaaaattagattaaattatgagtaaaacaaAATCTAAACTCATGAATATATCATATAAACAATACTAAATGAGTTACAGTTCTTTAACATGACTTTGTCATCAATTATGAGTTAGTGTTGAGTTGACTTATAACACCAACTTAATGAATAatattattcatattaaaaattctatcactTATGTATGCACGTAGAAaccatagatttaaaataaaaaaatttgtttgaaagtaataaataatgaaacatatgatttgaaactaattatACAAGTAACGTTTTGGATAAAATCACTTTTTGGATTAAtacgaaaatattaaaattagataaaataacCTTTTGGATTAAATTTACAAAACAAAAAAGCGGTTGTCCGTTTAGGGAAAGACCCAAGGAACCATGAAGGATCCAAGTGACACCGGCCCGTTATCCTTCCACTGCAAAGAGAGGGAAGCTTTCGCTGCTCTGTGAAACCAGCCTTACGCTTTGCCTTCCACTCTAGGAGCAAGACCAAAAGCTTTCGCCCAAGACTTGTACCCCAACTCTATGCTTGGAACGGGCAAGACAGATTATAGCCACCGCAGATCCCATTCAATGAGTGGACCCATAGTCCAACCATCTTACTGCCCCCACACGGGTCACAAACAGGCGTTAGCCAACTCAGCGAACGGTTAACATCTTAACCTGCATTTTAAATACTTGTTGTTCTATTTATTATACCGATGTGGGAGTTTCTTTATTTCACGTGCACCGTGACCGAGTGGGTGACTTTTAGGTGTTATCCGGATAGTAAAATCACTGTTTTACTCAAAATCGATGATTTCCAAATATCAAATAGATTCATCTAAATTGATAAACCGACTAATTATATAATACCAATGAAAACAATCGATCTGGACAGAGCCCTCTCTTAGCTACCGTAATCACACACAACACTGAATTTGCTTTTGTTCTTTTTGTCTATGCAAAGTACCATAGCTACTGGCTTTCATCAGGAACATTATTGAACATTGAACATTAGAATCGATTCCTGTTAACCATTATTTCTTTTGAAAGTAAAGACTTACTGAAGTTTAAAGACTGTAAAAGTCCTTTCCATAACCCCAGAGCCATAGGGTATGGTATAGCTTGTACAATATGTACTCTAAAAAAGCCATCTCCTTGAACGTGACTCGATCTCGGTGATAACAGACGAATATAGGGATGTGTCCACTACGGGTTTTTTATGTTGGAATGTATAAGGTGCATATATTTCGAGAGAATGAAAAATTGGAATAACATAGTATGCCAAGGTACAACATGTGCAATCCTTTCTCCATCTCACTTGCTTCTAAGTTTTTTctctagtttttattttattttattaataattaataattggGGAATAATAATAAGGTTATTTGAGATTGAATATAAACTCTCATGTCTACAACATATAATGCTTTTGTCACTAGGCAAAGAGGTTGTTGGCGTAATTACACGTTGGACACAAATACATTATATAAAGTTAcacttgaaaatataatatttagtGTTATTtctagattttattaaataaatattaacgGTTATATCCAACTCTTACccctattaattttatatatggcAGTggataccaattcaatcaattcatgGAGTATTCCAATTGCAAAATGAAAGTAATTTGTGGTAGAATTAAAtcatgtaattaattaaataagtggtTAGAAGAAGTGGGAGTAATATTTTTTTCAAGTATCTAGATCAAGTTCGAATCTAAATACCATCTCGACATGAATAAAACTATAACTAAACTATAAAACAGATGAAAATACTtgtgattatataaaaaaaaaagagagagagagtaaaATTATAGCTAAAATATTGTTATAAAAGGTAAACCTTTCAACTCCTTAGAGAGTTACTGAAGAGTGCAATAATTAAGAGCTTAAATCATTAACAAATATACCATAACTTTAAAAATAGATTTGACTAAAATGGTAATatttaaaaaaggtaaaattatgATGTGTTGGGGGTGAAATCTCTGTATAagtatatattttctaaaatttatataaaatataaaaagacaaaaaaattaaaatttaatattatttataaaatttatataaaacataaaagacaaaaaaacaaaattaaatattattttctataaataataagttttggtaaattttcaattaaactcattGATTAATGATCCAATCcagtcaaaaaattaaataaaagtgtacataaataaaatatgttagcTTATAAATCAGGTTGTACTTGTAACTTAATCTTCAGGGCTCAGGACCACCACAACTTAAGAAGTTGAAAATGTGAAGTTCGACTCCACTGGGGATCGAACCCAGAATCTCTGGTTCCGTAGACCAGCGCCTTATCCATTGGGCCATGGAGTCGTATGTAGAAAATTTCttatcttattaatttttttctaagcaATTTTCCTCGTCTTCCTCTCCAGCCCTGCTTCCCGCGCTCTTCCTAGCAGCGGCAAATTAAAAAAGCATATGAAAAATCGACTCCACTGGGGATCGAACCCAGAATCTCTGGTTCCGTAGACCAGCGCCTTATCCATTGGGCCATGAAGTCATGCGGTTGGATTCTCAATCCATATTTAAATTACTTGTTGATATATAATTTCCGTCATCTTCCTCTTCCCCCCTGGTTCTCCCAATTACCCCGCTCTTAGCAGATATGAAGGAAAAAGAGGGGGTGGGGTGGGGAAGACGGTATCATTGCCATGGCTTTGGTCTTCTTTTCAAAATGAAAGGAAGGgaatataagaaaattttgaacttATCGCTGTCCGTGGGAATCGAACCCACGACCACGTGGTTAAAAGCCACGCGCTCACCCGGCTGAGTTAAGACGGCTACAcgtaaatatttttctgactgtACCTTTTTCATATTGACGCTTAATTTcggtaaaagtgaaattttatcTGCAAGTATACATCTTGCAATTTAAGTTGCAAGAAATTCATGATTATCGTGGGAAAATTACCTATCAAATACTTAGGGATGTCTTTGATTGCAAGGAAATTATCTATTAGAGATTGTGCCTGCATGATTGAAAAGATTGTAGGGTGAATGAATGGGCGAATTGCAAGAATGCTTTCTTATGCTGGTTGAGTCTGGTTGGTACAAGCAATGCTCTTGCATAGACGAAATTATTAGGCTAGGCATTTTATTCTGCCAAACGTTGTGATTGCAAGAGTTAGtcaaatttgtatgaaatttttgTGGAAAGGCGATGTTGAAAAAGTTCAAGGTGCTATAGTAGGTTTGTAAACCAAAGAGCGAAGGGGGTCTCGGATTAATTAAAGGACATGCAAAGTTGGAACAAGGCTTGTGTCATACaacaaatttagtccttattgttTGAAGTTGGTTCTCTGTGGATAGCGTAGATAAACACTTGTGTTTTAAAGGGTCGATATTTTCTGCTGGATCAACTAGCTGCCAATGGTAGTTGGAGTTGGAAAAAGCTAGTAGGAATACGAAGTGAGGCTCTTCATATCTTTCGATGAGCAAATCGGATGGGGCAAGGCACAGTATATTATGTCAGTAACGTTTGGAACCAAGGAGTAGAATTATCGACGACACTGTTTGTaccctaaaacattcatttattactTCGTTGGATACGAATGATCGATTGGGTGCTAAAGACAAATTATGAGCCTGGGGATTGAATTGCTATGCTGGCTGCGTGTTGTGCCAGATTGGGTAGGAAACTGAAGATCATTTATTTGTGGAGTGCTTTTATGCAAAGAGAGTTTGGAAAGGTGTCCGACAGTTATGTGGCCTTCAAAGGGAACCTGAAATCTGGGAATAGGAGCAGCGTTGGCCAATAACAAAGTTGAAAGGTAAAACTCTCTTTATGATCACTCTTAATTTGGCATGGAATGCCCGTTTATATTGGGTTTGGAATGAAAGAAACTACAGGTTTTTTTTAAGGTCAGTGGAGAAACGAATCTGGGTTGCTTGCAAAATTTAAGGAAGGTGTTAGAATTCATTTTCAAACACTAGAATGAATACAAAGGAATCTATAAAATATGGATCTTTGTATAACTTGGGAGATTAGGTGTTTGTTAACAAGTGCCATCATGAGAAACTACTTGAGAAGTACTAACTGATGGCTTTCCACCTCTTACTGTTCGGCTGGTGATTGGGTGGATCGCTATTAAGATAGACTATTCGCTTTTAACGCACTTATCTCTAAGAGGGACCATTGAGCATGACAACCTCATACTATCTCAACAATGGGAATGTTAGAGAAAGTACCACACTTGACTACAATTAATGTATATCCAACTTGTCACCGTATCAAGCACACATTCACCATCAACCTGAAATTGTTGACGACATGGCATAAGTGGACAAAGAACCCCTtgatatttaataatagagggactaatttgattctttttaatagtacaatAATAAATTTGGCCCATTTAATAATAGGACTAATTTAATCTAATACCTATCAGGGACTTCGTTTAAGTTGTTTGATtgacttttttttctaaaaaaaacaccATTAGAATTTGGTTgacatgtaattattttaaagatttcacatcaaaaattaataataattaatagtgTAACAATTTGGACTagttaacaaaattataaaattacgagacctaaaatttgttaaattaaagtatatagattaaatcataaaaattaatatagtaTAAGGATCAAAATCTGAATTCGACCAAAATGTAgatatttttgctaaaaaaaaaagaagccctACTGAAACTGGATCAGTTTCCGTATACCAGAGCCTTACAAATTGGGCCATAGACTCATTATAAAAGGACTATCTATCCATGCTTAATTCCCGCCAAAGCAGTCATCTTCTCTCCTTTTCCCGCCAAAACCATTCTCACTTTCTAGTAGAATAGAAGAGAATTAAAACAAGACAAAAAAGAGGCCTTCATTTACAATAGCGTTTGGTGTTTTCTTCCAAAACTTACAGTGTAGAGTTCTGGCTGAAGGATAAAAGAAAAATGGAGTTGGGAGCTCAAGATTATGCTGATAGGAAGAAAGATATCAGCCAATTCTTGTCTCAGGATGTACTGTTAATTCATCCATTCTATGATATATATTCCTATGTGTTAATGTTAATTTACccatgattttaatttttttttgtaattgattGATCAGATTTACCAAGATGAAATCAAGGCTATGATAAATCACAAGCGCCGCCGCCTCATCGTCAACATTTCCGATCTCCACTCTTTCAACAACTTGGCTCCTAGGTTCTctctaatttcttttcttttttccctctCTTTTGAGCTTTGATTGAATTAAAGCTCATTTGGGTTTCTGTTTATTGTTCTGGGTTTTAGGATTCTGAAGAATCCGAGTGAATTTATGCAACCATTTTGCGATGCGGTGACGGAAGCTGCTAAAGGTATCGACCCAAAGTACTTGAAAGAAGGAGAAACGCTTCATGTGGGATTTGAAGGCCCTTTTGTTTCTCGTCGCGTTACTCCCAGAGATCTTCTCTCTGAATTCATTGGCTCCATGGTATGCGTCGTGGGTATTGTCACCAAATGTAAGTTTCCCcctcttttttttatgtttataatttgaagtATAATAAATGGGTATCTGTTTGTTCATATAATGTGGTAAAAATTGAATTTGGGTTTTTGTAAAAAAAGTGGGTACTTGCTTGGAGCTTTGAAAAATCCCTAACGCTTTTGGGCACTTGTTCATACTGCAGAAATTGTTTATCAGTGTTTTTTCTGTGTTGTGGTCTTCTCTTTACGTATCTAACATGAACTTATCCTCCAATTAGGTTCTCTGGTAAGACCAAAGGTTGTTAAAAGTGTTCATTTTTGTCCTGCCACTGAGAACTTCACCATTCGGGAATATCGAGACATCACCTCCAATAATGGTTTGCCAACTGGATCTGTGTATCCTACTAGGGTAATTTTCCACTGATTAGATCTCCTAGTATTAGTATGGCTGTTGGATTAAGCATTGTCTCATGAGTAATATTATTTTCAGGATGAAAATGGCAACTTATTGGTGACTGAATATGGGTTGTGCCAATACAAAGATCACCAGACCTtgtcaattcaagaagttccggAGAATGCTGCACCTGGTCAGCTTCCTCGAACTGTGGATGTCATAGTTGAGGATGACCTGGTTGATTCATGCAAGCCTGGAGATCGTGTAGCTATCGTAGGGCTATATAAAGCTCTTCCAGGAAAAAGCAAGGGCAGCGTGAATGGTGTATTCAGGTATCTCTTATGCAGTGCATTTTTTAAatcttcttttgttctttggtCTTTTTTCTGTCTACAGTTGCATGAGTAATTTTCTGTTGTAGGACTGTCCTCGTAGCTAATAATGTCTCTCTGCTCAACAAAGAGGCCAATGCACCAATCTATAGTCCCGAGGACcttaagaatattaagaagatagCAGAAAGAGATGACACATTTGACCTGCTTGGTAATTCCCTTGCACCTTCCATATATGGGCATTCGTGGATAAAGAAAGCTGTGGTTTTACTCATGCTTGGTGGTGTGGAAAAGAATTTGAAGAACGGCACTCATTTACGAGGGTTAGTTCTACTCTAAC includes these proteins:
- the LOC107935884 gene encoding high mobility group B protein 14 isoform X2; this translates as MAKKASKSKNDRSSSTSVTSAKNPSTASNQEDFRKEFQEQNPGIKSMRDIGKACGEKWKTMTYEEKVKYYDIATEKRAEFDRAMAEYIKRKESGEDEETEDDSEFDE
- the LOC107935884 gene encoding high mobility group B protein 14 isoform X1, with the protein product MAKKASKSKNDRSSSTSVTSAKNPSTASNHQMALRVKSSEKMKKTAEESVVSEREKRPKSKSRPKSKLKRKTKIDAKMPKKPPTAFFYFLEDFRKEFQEQNPGIKSMRDIGKACGEKWKTMTYEEKVKYYDIATEKRAEFDRAMAEYIKRKESGEDEETEDDSEFDE